TTGAGGGACTGGGCGGCGAGAAACTGCTGGGGGCCTACTGCGCGTCCAAGCACGGGGTGATCGGGCTGACAAAGGTATTGGCCAAGGAACTGGGGGCCTCGGGCGTGCGCTGCAACGCCGTGTGCCCGGGGGCGATCAATACGCCCATGCTCCGCCAGGGCGCCGAGAAGATGAACGAAACCCTCGAGAGCGTGATTGTGAAGAAGACGCCGCTGCGCCGCATTGGCGATCCCGATGAAGTCGCGCGCGTAATCGTGTTCCTGGCCAGCAAGCAGGCCAGCTTTATCACGGGCACGACGCTCACCATCGACGGCGGCCTCACTGCCGGTTACTAGGCATTCATTCCCAGCCGCGGGTAGACGCGACCCATCACCCCCGTCATGAAAGCCGGCGAGAGCCGCATCAGGTTGGGCAGAATCGTGCCGGCCGTGCCCGGCGTGGAGAGCCCCTTGCGGTATCGAATGGCACGTACCATTTGCAACGCCACGCGCTCGGGCGATGCGCCGACAATCTCCATCAGCCGCGCGCCAAATTCCTGCATCCCTCCGGTGCCGTAACCCTTGGTCTGGGCCAGTCCCGTCCGCGTGAAGCCAGGGCAGATACAGGTGACATCAATCCCCTCGCCGGAAATCTCCGCGCGCAGCGCCTCTGTATAGCCGACAACCGCGAACTTCGAGAGCGCGTAGGCCGTCATGCCCGGCACCGGCAGCAGTCCCGCGATGGATGCGACGTTGACGATGTGACCGTGCCCGCGCGAGATCATGTGCGGAAGCAGCAGGTTGTTCATGCGTACCGGCGCCCACACGTTGATGTCGAGGACCTTTTCCCAGTCAGGCAGCGACATGGCCGAGACCGGCCCGAGCGGCATGATCCCGGCGTTGTTAACCAGAATGTCCACCTGTCCCATTTGCCGGATCGCACGGCGTGCGGCCAGGTTGATGCCCTCCTTGGTGGAGAGATCGGCGCCGATGCACGCGACCTCGCGCCCCATGGGGCGTATCAGGCGCGCAACCTCGGCCAGCCCGACCTCGTTGCGGTCCACCAGGATGAGGTGGGCCCCCCAACGTGCCAGCTCCAATGAGAGCGCCCGGCCGATGCCGGAGGCGGCGCCCGTGACCAATGCGACCTTTTCCTGCAGGTTTTTGGGTGCGGTGAAGATGCTCATGATTCGTCCTTTGTCGCGGATGCGGGGGGCGGTATCTCGGGCGGCGCCTCGCGCTCTTCGGGTGGAATGTAGGTAAACTTGTAGGGCGCAAACGAGAGGCAGCTTGTTTTGACGCTGACGCTCGGTTCCCTCTCATAGCTCTCTGGCATGTTCAGGCGGCCGGGCTGGTCGGGGACTTCGTCGCTGTTCTGCTCCGCGGCGCTCTTGTCCAGGCACAGGGCTGCCTGCTCCACAAGGGCTTCGATCACCTCCTGCTCTGCCGAGCCGGAGTTGCTGGTCTTCGACCAGGCCAGCACCTTGTGAGTGGCCGGATCGACCATCGCGACGCGCAGTGTGAGGTTCTCGGGCGACTTGCCCGGAATTCGCGTGGGCGCCCCCGCCGCGAGACTGGCAATGGTGAAGAGCGCCCCCACGAAGTCCTTGGTGTGGGTGGCCCAGCTCTGTTCGAGTCCCGAGAGGCGGATGTAGAAGACCGCATCGGCGTCGGCGTAGTTGGGGTGTGCGCACACCTTTTCATCATCGTCGAGCACATACTTGAGCGCGTCCTTGCGCTGGAGGATCTCCCGATAGGTGAGGGAATCGCCCATCATTTCTGCAAGGGTAAAGAATGCCTCACGGTGGCAGAGTGCGAGCTCGTAGTCATCGCCAAGTTCGTGGGGCAGCGGCGCAATGGCGCGGCTTCCACTGGGCATGTTGCGCACCAGGCTGCGGATGAGCTCCACCCAGGCGTTGATCTGCCAGTCCCGCGGAGCGCCGACCAGTTGTTCGCCCTGCTCGCGAACGAGCTCGATTTCAGGATAGGCCAGAACAACCTTGTGAATGGTCGGCATGCCGGTTTCGGGAGCGGTCTGCGAGAGCTGCTGCGTGGGGGAGCCTTCGTCTTCAGTGTCATCGGCCCAGGCGGTGGCGGGACGCGCCATCGAGACCAGCACCACTGCCATCATGAGCAGCCGGAGGCTCCAGCGTTTTCGTGCGGCGATGATGCGTGATTTTTGCATGGCTCTTAATACTCGAGTGTGTAGGGCACGACGGGACTGCAGATGTACACGTTTTGTTTCTCGACCAATGCGCGGATCTCGTCTTCCGACAAGCCTGAATAAGTATCGAAGCATTTGAGGATGTGCGCAGCCATCTTGGAGAGGGTTGACTGGCGCGCGCCGGGGCCGGCGACCTTCGCCCCGGCGACGAGCACTTTCTCGCCCGAAGCATCGACCAGCGCGAGTTGGAGCAGGGTTCCAAATGAACCGAAGGATTCATTGGTGTTTTGATACTGGACAAGCAACGCAGGGCGTCCGGGAAAGCGCGGGCTGAATTTGCAGGTAATTCCCTCGGTTTGGTAGGCCTCGCCCGGTTCTTCGTCCTCTTTGGCCAGTCCGCTCAGAACCGAACCGTACACGGTATTGAAGAGCGCCTTGCGCTGGCAGAGCGTGTCGGCTCCCGCCTGCATCAGCCGGTAGTAGTTGGCCTGCGCATCGGGGCTCATGTCGCCAAGGGCCTTCGCGACGACTTCGCCCACCATGGCGCTGCGGGCTTTCTGCTCCTCGTCCTCATCGAGCAGGTACCGGCCCTCGGGCTGCTCGGCGAAGCGCTGCACCACCGGCGGGAATAGAACAAGATCGGGCAGACGAACGGAGACCGGGGGCGTGGGCGGAGGCGCGGGCGTTTCCGTGGGCGACTCCTGCTCTGGGAGCGGCGCATCGGGTTCCGAACTTGCCGCCGGGTCCGGTTGTTGTTCAGCTTCCTCGGCGCGCGCAGGTCCTGCTGCCGGCGGCAAAGCACCGATCAGCGCAAAGAGCAGCACGGCGATGAGCCTTGCGCGCATGGCTACTCATCCTCCTTCAGCCAGCGATGCGGACCGGCATCGAGTTTTGGAAGAATCCCCGGCGTTCCGAGCACCCGATTGGTGACAAGGAGTTTGATGAGCCCTTCCTCGCGCGAGCGAGCGCGAAGCGAGTAGTAGCTGCCGTAGGTATTGGCTTCGAGAAAATACTCCGTGCCGGCCTTAAAGACATACATTCTCTGGAGCACCGGACTCTCGATCATGCCCTGCGTCGGGGCAAGGCTGACCAGGTAGACGCCGGGCTCGGCAACAAAGGCGTAGGAAGTGTTCTTGGGTAGCGCGGCAACGGGAATCGTGTTGAGCCGGAACTGCACGGCTTTGCTGGCCAGGCCGTTCATCCGGAAGAAATAGACAACCGCCTTGTCCTTGGGGACCGGCCGAATTGCCTCAAATTCCGCGCCGCGTTTGGGCACCCTTGGGATGCCGCAGCCCACGCAGGTGAGCGCGGCAACGGCCAGCAGCAACATGTGAATCGTACGCTTCATCGGGGAACTTGAATTGTGATGAACCGGGAAACCCGTGGCAAATGCCGCGCTGTCTCATCCTGAGTCAGGAGAGATCCCGCTTTCCCCGCCGCCAGAGGATGCGGTTGACGCGGCTCATGGCTTCGGGGGAAATGCGCTTCAACGCCCACATGGAGGACGAACCCGGCGCCAGGGTGATGATCCCCTTGCCGCGCTTGATTCCGCGGACGATGTCCTTGGCCGCCTTGCCGGCGGAGTAGCCGATGCCCGCCGCCATGCCTTTCTTGGCGGTCTTCTCTGCCTCGCTGCTGGCGTAGTGACCGATCTCGGTGATTCCGGTCTCCACGATGCCCGGGCACACGACCGAGACCTCGATCCCCTGGCCCGCAATCTCGGCGCGCAGGGCTTCGGAATAGCCCACCATTGCGAACTTCGTGAGTGAATAGGCGGTGAGCCCGGGCACGCCGACCAGCCCGGCCATCGAGGCAGTCGTGACGATGTGGCCGCTGCCGCGCTCCAGAAAATGAGGAAGCAGCGCCTGGGTGAGTCGCACCGGCCCCCACAGGTTGATGTCGACGATCCACTCCCAGTCGGAGAGCTTCATCTCCTTGACCGGTCCCAGGTACATCACGCCGGCGTTGTTGTAGAGCAGGTCGACGCGGCCGGCCTGCTCAAGCGCCTGCTTTGCCAGGCGCGCAATGTCGGGCTTCCTGGCAAGATCGGCCTGGATGGCGTAGGCAGTTGCGCCGATCTTGCGGCACTCCTGCGCGGCATCCTCGAGGCGCTCGCCGTTGACGTCATTGAGAACGAGGATCGCACCCTCGCGCGCGAGTTCCTTCGCACAGGCCAGCCCGATGCCCGATGCCGCGCCGGTTACCAGCGCGACCTTTCCCTTGAGATTCTTCATGGACCCCTCCCCGTCGGAAAAGAATTTTGCCACAGCCAGGAATTTGAAACCACAGATGTACACAGATGAACACGGATTTTAGGAAGTGCTCAGACCACGATCTGTGTGCATCTGTGTTCATCCGTGGTTCCATTCCGGTGTCATATTCAAGAAAAAGGGCCCCGTTTTGCGGGGCCCTTCTGGATTCTCGGTCGCTGTGCAACGGCCTAGAACTTGATGTACTTCATGATGCCCATGGTGGCTGCCTGCAGGTCCTTGACCGGCTTGGCTTCCTCGGGCTTGTCGATCACGGGCAGCACCTTGTCACGGAAGGTTTCCGGGGTGAGCTCTGCCGGGTCGATGAAGGTGCCCGGGTGCTGCTCAAGCCAGACCTTGGTGAAGAAGCCGCCGCCGCCCTCGATGATGGAGCCCGAAAGCTCACACTCTTCGGAGACGAGGTAGCCCACCATCTTGGCGATGATGGCCGGATCGAACTTGGCGAGCATCGGAGGCGGCATGACGGTCTCGGTCATGCGGCTCTTGGCGATGGGCGCAATGGCGTTGACCTTGATGTTGCTCTTGGCGCCTTCGACGCGCATCGAGTTCATCATGCCGACCAGGGCGAGCTTGGCGCCGCCGTAGTTGACCTGACCGAAGTTGCCCCAGAGGCCCGCGCCCGAGCTGGTGACGACGACGCGGCCGTAACCGGCTTCCTTCATGTGGGTCCAGGCGGCCTGCGTCACGCAGAAGGCGCCCTTGACGTGCACGGCGAAGATCGAGTCCCAGTCGGCCTCACTCATCTTGTGGAAAGAAACGTCGCGCAGAATGCCGGCGTTGTTGATGACGATG
The nucleotide sequence above comes from Chrysiogenia bacterium. Encoded proteins:
- a CDS encoding SDR family NAD(P)-dependent oxidoreductase, which encodes MKNLKGKVALVTGAASGIGLACAKELAREGAILVLNDVNGERLEDAAQECRKIGATAYAIQADLARKPDIARLAKQALEQAGRVDLLYNNAGVMYLGPVKEMKLSDWEWIVDINLWGPVRLTQALLPHFLERGSGHIVTTASMAGLVGVPGLTAYSLTKFAMVGYSEALRAEIAGQGIEVSVVCPGIVETGITEIGHYASSEAEKTAKKGMAAGIGYSAGKAAKDIVRGIKRGKGIITLAPGSSSMWALKRISPEAMSRVNRILWRRGKRDLS
- a CDS encoding SDR family NAD(P)-dependent oxidoreductase gives rise to the protein MSIFTAPKNLQEKVALVTGAASGIGRALSLELARWGAHLILVDRNEVGLAEVARLIRPMGREVACIGADLSTKEGINLAARRAIRQMGQVDILVNNAGIMPLGPVSAMSLPDWEKVLDINVWAPVRMNNLLLPHMISRGHGHIVNVASIAGLLPVPGMTAYALSKFAVVGYTEALRAEISGEGIDVTCICPGFTRTGLAQTKGYGTGGMQEFGARLMEIVGASPERVALQMVRAIRYRKGLSTPGTAGTILPNLMRLSPAFMTGVMGRVYPRLGMNA
- a CDS encoding SDR family oxidoreductase, giving the protein MGEIRYDDRVAIVTGAGGGLGREHALFLASRGAKVVVNDLGGSFKGEGADQTPAQKVVDEIKAAGGQAVANYDSVATIDGGKNIVRTALDEWGRVDIVINNAGILRDVSFHKMSEADWDSIFAVHVKGAFCVTQAAWTHMKEAGYGRVVVTSSGAGLWGNFGQVNYGGAKLALVGMMNSMRVEGAKSNIKVNAIAPIAKSRMTETVMPPPMLAKFDPAIIAKMVGYLVSEECELSGSIIEGGGGFFTKVWLEQHPGTFIDPAELTPETFRDKVLPVIDKPEEAKPVKDLQAATMGIMKYIKF